The following are encoded in a window of Tessaracoccus flavescens genomic DNA:
- the sufB gene encoding Fe-S cluster assembly protein SufB has product MTQTAPQAPGLGATQDEHIEALSSYKWGWHDKDSAGETAVRGLNEDVVANISKMKNEPQWMLDLRLKALRLFDKKPMPKWGADLSDIDFDNIKYFVRSTERQAQTWEDLPEDIKNTYDRLGIPEAEKARLVAGVAAQYESEVVYHKINEELERQGVIFLDTDTALKEHPELFQEYFGTVIPVGDNKFASLNTAVWSGGSFIYVPKGVHVSIPLQAYFRINTENMGQFERTLIIADEGSYVHYVEGCTAPIYKSDSLHSAVVEIVVKKNARVRYTTIQNWSNNVYNLVTKRTTCEEGGVMEWVDGNIGSKVTMKYPAVYLMGDHARGETLSIAFAGEGQHQDTGSKMVHCAPNTSSSIISKSVARSGGRASYRGLVQVDPGAHHSASSVKCDALLVDNVSRSDTYPYVDVREEDVSMAHEATVSKVSEDQLFYLMSRGMEEDEAMAMIVRGFIEPIARELPMEYALELNRLIELQMEGAVG; this is encoded by the coding sequence ATGACGCAGACCGCACCGCAGGCTCCCGGATTGGGCGCCACGCAGGACGAACACATCGAGGCCCTCTCCAGCTACAAGTGGGGTTGGCACGACAAGGACAGCGCAGGCGAGACCGCCGTGCGTGGCCTCAACGAGGACGTCGTCGCCAACATCTCCAAGATGAAGAACGAGCCTCAGTGGATGCTCGACCTGCGCCTCAAGGCGCTGCGACTCTTCGACAAGAAGCCCATGCCGAAGTGGGGTGCCGACCTGTCGGACATCGACTTCGACAACATCAAGTACTTCGTCCGCTCCACCGAGCGCCAGGCACAGACCTGGGAAGACCTGCCAGAAGACATCAAGAACACCTACGACCGGCTCGGCATCCCCGAGGCTGAGAAGGCCCGCCTCGTCGCAGGCGTCGCCGCCCAGTACGAGTCGGAGGTCGTCTACCACAAGATCAACGAGGAGCTCGAGCGTCAGGGCGTCATCTTCCTCGACACCGACACCGCGCTGAAGGAGCACCCCGAGCTCTTCCAGGAGTACTTCGGCACGGTGATCCCGGTCGGCGACAACAAGTTCGCCTCGCTCAACACGGCCGTGTGGTCGGGCGGATCGTTCATCTACGTCCCCAAGGGCGTCCACGTCTCGATCCCGCTGCAGGCCTACTTCCGCATCAACACGGAGAACATGGGCCAGTTCGAGCGCACGCTCATCATCGCCGACGAGGGCTCCTACGTGCACTACGTCGAGGGCTGCACCGCCCCGATCTACAAGTCGGACTCGCTGCACTCGGCCGTCGTCGAGATCGTCGTGAAGAAGAACGCCCGCGTCCGCTACACGACCATCCAGAACTGGTCCAACAACGTCTACAACCTGGTCACCAAGCGCACCACCTGCGAAGAGGGCGGCGTGATGGAGTGGGTCGACGGCAACATCGGCTCCAAGGTCACCATGAAGTACCCGGCCGTCTACCTGATGGGCGACCACGCCCGCGGCGAGACCCTCTCCATCGCCTTCGCGGGCGAGGGCCAGCACCAGGACACCGGCTCCAAGATGGTCCACTGCGCGCCAAACACGTCCAGTTCCATCATCTCCAAGTCGGTGGCCCGCTCCGGCGGACGCGCCTCCTACCGCGGCCTCGTCCAGGTCGACCCGGGTGCCCACCACTCCGCCTCCTCGGTGAAGTGTGACGCCCTCCTCGTCGACAACGTGTCGCGTTCGGACACCTACCCCTACGTCGACGTCCGCGAAGAGGACGTCTCGATGGCCCACGAGGCGACCGTTTCGAAGGTCTCCGAGGACCAGCTGTTCTATCTCATGTCGCGCGGCATGGAGGAGGACGAGGCGATGGCGATGATCGTGCGCGGCTTCATCGAGCCCATCGCCCGCGAGCTGCCCATGGAGTACGCCCTCGAGCTGAACCGCCTGATCGAGCTCCAGATGGAAGGCGCGGTCGGCTGA
- a CDS encoding helix-turn-helix transcriptional regulator has translation MTAPMEAETDVPTRRRVVDLILHDGPQTARQLAERLQLTPAAVRRHLTGLLDEGVLTSREERVYGARGRGRPSKVFVLTDVGRAEFKQSYDALAIAALRRLSQEVGPDAVRQLCVDQFACVEERFLAAREARPEQPAIEALVEALEIDGYAPSVRPVHSGNQLLQHHCPVANVADAFPILCEVETQLFSRLLGSHVQRLATIAHGDGVCTTHVPTPLPTPNIPKRK, from the coding sequence ATGACAGCCCCGATGGAGGCCGAGACGGATGTCCCCACCAGGCGCCGGGTCGTCGACCTGATCCTGCACGACGGACCCCAGACGGCGCGCCAGCTCGCCGAGCGGCTCCAGCTCACCCCGGCGGCCGTGCGGAGGCACCTGACCGGGCTGCTCGACGAAGGCGTGCTCACCTCGCGCGAGGAGCGCGTGTACGGCGCTCGCGGGCGCGGACGCCCCTCGAAGGTGTTCGTGCTGACCGACGTCGGCCGCGCCGAGTTCAAGCAGTCCTACGACGCGCTCGCCATCGCGGCGCTGCGCCGCCTGTCGCAGGAGGTCGGCCCCGACGCCGTCCGCCAGCTCTGCGTCGACCAGTTCGCGTGCGTCGAGGAACGCTTCCTCGCCGCCCGCGAGGCAAGGCCGGAGCAGCCGGCCATCGAGGCGCTCGTCGAGGCCCTCGAGATCGACGGGTACGCCCCGTCGGTCAGGCCCGTCCACTCCGGCAACCAGCTTCTGCAGCACCACTGCCCGGTCGCCAACGTGGCAGACGCGTTCCCGATCCTCTGCGAGGTCGAGACCCAGCTGTTCTCCCGACTGCTCGGCAGCCACGTTCAGCGGCTCGCCACCATCGCCCACGGCGACGGCGTGTGCACCACGCATGTCCCCACACCTCTTCCCACTCCCAACATCCCGAAAAGAAAGTGA
- a CDS encoding ABC transporter ATP-binding protein, translating into MPALDARDVRVSFGDVNALDGLSLTADEGSVTALLGPNGAGKTTFIRCCTGLARPDSGSLSILGLSPGSPDVLPMIGLMPQSTGAWSGVRAGELLRYLASLYADPQPVHELIHLLGIAQFEKTPYRRLSGGQQQAVNFAGALVGRPALVFLDEPTAGLDPRARRLSWDIVRQLRDAGVAVLLTTHDMAEAAALADRVHIVDRGKVMVSGTAAELTVDGSLEDAYLRHTSGESR; encoded by the coding sequence GTGCCTGCCCTGGACGCGCGAGACGTGAGAGTCAGCTTCGGTGATGTGAATGCCCTTGACGGGCTGTCGCTCACGGCAGACGAGGGTAGCGTCACGGCCCTGCTCGGCCCCAACGGCGCGGGGAAGACCACGTTCATCCGGTGCTGCACCGGGCTGGCCCGGCCGGACTCGGGATCGCTGTCGATCCTAGGCCTCTCCCCCGGTTCGCCCGACGTGCTCCCCATGATCGGGCTGATGCCGCAGTCGACCGGCGCCTGGTCAGGCGTGCGGGCCGGCGAACTGCTGCGCTACCTCGCCTCTCTCTATGCCGATCCGCAACCCGTGCACGAACTGATTCATCTGCTCGGGATCGCCCAGTTCGAGAAGACCCCGTACCGGCGCCTCTCTGGTGGCCAGCAACAGGCGGTCAACTTCGCCGGAGCGCTCGTCGGGCGCCCTGCGCTCGTCTTCCTCGACGAGCCGACGGCGGGACTCGATCCTCGGGCCAGGCGGCTGTCCTGGGACATTGTGCGACAGTTGCGCGACGCGGGAGTTGCCGTGCTGCTGACCACCCATGACATGGCCGAGGCCGCGGCGCTCGCCGACCGCGTCCACATCGTCGACCGCGGCAAGGTGATGGTCTCGGGGACCGCTGCGGAGCTGACGGTCGACGGTTCGCTGGAGGATGCCTACCTGCGCCACACCTCAGGAGAGAGTCGATGA
- a CDS encoding ABC transporter permease: MSLDYTPRPAAAPAARRVLAEATMEARLILRNGEQALLAVVIPVAVLIGARFFGDRLGLGLQESAPSVLALAMWSSGLTTLAIATGFERRYNVLERLAATPLGKPGILLGKGLGIALITLGQVLLLALIALALGWRPVLDPLAFLVGVLVSVLSMGAFAGMALSIAGSLRPEATLAVANLAYLVGMPLGILLPTDRFPGITRNLVELLPTGALGEALRGASAGEALGWPVLVAAVWCALMAALAWKVFKWTS, from the coding sequence ATGAGCCTGGATTACACGCCGCGCCCGGCCGCGGCGCCGGCCGCCCGGCGGGTGCTCGCCGAGGCGACGATGGAGGCGAGGCTGATCCTGCGCAACGGCGAGCAGGCGCTGCTCGCCGTCGTGATCCCGGTCGCGGTGCTGATCGGGGCCAGGTTCTTCGGGGACCGGCTCGGACTCGGCCTGCAGGAGAGCGCCCCGTCCGTGCTCGCCCTCGCGATGTGGAGCTCGGGCCTGACCACGCTGGCGATCGCCACCGGCTTCGAACGTCGCTACAACGTGTTGGAGCGGCTCGCCGCCACGCCACTCGGCAAGCCGGGCATCCTGCTCGGGAAGGGGCTCGGCATCGCTCTGATCACGCTCGGCCAGGTGCTCCTGCTCGCCCTGATCGCGCTGGCCCTCGGCTGGCGCCCTGTCCTGGATCCCCTTGCGTTCCTGGTCGGCGTCCTTGTCTCGGTGCTGTCGATGGGCGCCTTCGCCGGCATGGCGCTCAGCATCGCCGGGTCGCTGCGCCCGGAAGCGACGCTCGCCGTCGCGAACCTCGCGTACCTGGTGGGCATGCCGCTCGGCATCCTGCTGCCGACCGACCGCTTCCCGGGGATCACCCGCAACCTCGTCGAACTGCTCCCGACCGGTGCCCTCGGAGAGGCGCTGCGTGGGGCTTCCGCCGGCGAGGCCTTAGGCTGGCCGGTACTGGTGGCCGCCGTCTGGTGTGCTCTTATGGCTGCGTTGGCGTGGAAGGTGTTCAAGTGGACGTCCTGA
- a CDS encoding COX15/CtaA family protein has translation MVDGERALRVWLWASLVCNMGIIVTGAVVRLTSSGLGCPTWPKCSEDSYVPHEAYGINGVIEFGNRLLTFVLIIAALGAFIAAWRNRGVRSRLWWITLGIGIGIPFQGVIGGITVLTQLNPFVVALHLLLSVALIVICVWSIQVASRPDRIPVAPLQKAAVIATFVASMLAIWVGTVVTGSGPHAGDLKAVRTGFDIEAVARLHGLSAWLVVALTLVTLWLVRRNAELRKVMLIVLGTVLLQGAIGYIQYFLGVPAVIVALHMVGLSLLTAAVSWPLVITSRSTHADQPGADAPTAVRAS, from the coding sequence TTGGTCGACGGCGAGCGGGCACTGCGCGTGTGGCTGTGGGCCTCGCTCGTGTGCAACATGGGCATCATCGTCACGGGAGCGGTGGTCAGGCTCACCAGTTCCGGACTGGGCTGTCCGACCTGGCCGAAGTGCTCCGAGGACAGCTACGTTCCCCACGAGGCCTACGGCATCAACGGCGTCATCGAGTTCGGCAACCGGCTGCTGACCTTCGTGCTGATCATCGCGGCGCTTGGCGCCTTCATCGCGGCATGGAGGAACCGTGGCGTCCGCAGCAGGCTGTGGTGGATCACCCTCGGCATCGGGATCGGCATCCCCTTCCAGGGCGTGATCGGCGGCATCACGGTGCTGACCCAGCTCAACCCGTTCGTGGTCGCGCTGCACCTGCTGCTCTCGGTCGCCCTGATCGTGATCTGTGTCTGGTCGATCCAGGTGGCCTCCCGACCCGACCGGATCCCGGTTGCACCGCTGCAGAAGGCGGCGGTGATCGCGACCTTCGTCGCCTCCATGCTCGCGATCTGGGTGGGCACCGTCGTCACGGGTTCGGGCCCGCACGCGGGAGACCTCAAGGCGGTGCGCACCGGCTTCGACATCGAGGCGGTGGCGAGGCTGCACGGCCTGTCCGCCTGGCTGGTCGTCGCGCTGACACTCGTCACGCTGTGGCTGGTGCGCCGCAATGCCGAACTGCGCAAGGTGATGCTGATCGTCCTCGGCACTGTCCTCCTCCAGGGCGCGATCGGCTACATCCAGTACTTCCTCGGTGTTCCGGCGGTCATCGTCGCGCTGCATATGGTTGGGTTGTCTCTGCTGACCGCGGCCGTCTCCTGGCCGCTGGTGATCACCTCGAGGAGTACCCATGCCGACCAACCCGGTGCTGACGCGCCAACTGCCGTTCGCGCTTCCTGA
- a CDS encoding M3 family metallopeptidase — translation MPTNPVLTRQLPFALPDFAAISPEDYRSAVTASMATQLDALAALRDDPSPATLENVLGAWEDAEADLRRALSAFFAVRASDTNDELEAIDEELAPVLAGHEDSIFLDRGLYSRLQSLEGRIADGAVEADEQDRYALDELLRAFRRAGVELDDSQQVRLRELNRELAELSSRFETMNRGARNAGGFDVTEAELAGLSDDERAALREGDGYRIALVNTTQQPLAARLTDADLRRRLFDASTSRALQGEFDTRELVVATARARAERAALLGYRDHASIVAEAGCAKSTDAILDMLVPLAQAGLAKAREEAAELSARYAELNPGAKFTAADWTFVEAIVRRERFSFDEADLGEYLQVDKVLAAVYAAAEELYAITFHPRADLLGHAPETQTFEVHDADGSTIGLFVMDFWARPTKNGGAWMSNLVDQSTRDGALPVVTNNCNYTRTTTSITWDEVITMFHEFGHALHGLLADSRYASRSGTNTPRDFVEFPSQVNEFWAWTPGRVLPAEWVDRLTEASRFGQGYATAETEISSLLDLAWHMTPLEELPTSADEVEEFERAALERHGLVEPLVPPRYRSQYFAHIWGGGYAASYYGYAWAKVMDADAVAWFGEQGDDLRASGEHFRRTLLAPGGSVDPMETYRRFRGRDPQLQPLLDRLGLTLP, via the coding sequence ATGCCGACCAACCCGGTGCTGACGCGCCAACTGCCGTTCGCGCTTCCTGACTTCGCAGCCATCTCGCCGGAGGACTACCGCTCCGCGGTCACCGCCTCCATGGCGACCCAGCTCGATGCCCTCGCTGCCCTGCGCGACGACCCGTCCCCCGCGACGCTCGAGAACGTGCTGGGCGCCTGGGAGGACGCCGAGGCCGACCTCAGGCGCGCGCTGAGTGCCTTCTTCGCCGTCCGAGCCTCGGACACCAACGACGAACTGGAGGCGATCGACGAGGAGCTCGCCCCGGTGCTCGCGGGCCACGAGGACTCGATCTTCCTCGACCGGGGGCTCTACTCCCGTCTGCAGTCCCTCGAGGGCAGGATCGCCGACGGCGCCGTCGAGGCGGACGAGCAGGACCGCTATGCCCTCGACGAGCTCCTGCGCGCGTTCCGTCGCGCGGGCGTCGAACTCGACGACTCCCAGCAGGTCCGGCTGCGCGAGCTGAACCGTGAACTGGCCGAGCTGTCGAGCCGGTTCGAGACCATGAACCGAGGGGCCCGCAACGCTGGCGGCTTCGACGTCACAGAGGCGGAGCTTGCAGGGCTCAGCGATGACGAGAGGGCGGCCCTGCGCGAAGGCGACGGATACCGGATCGCGCTGGTCAACACCACCCAGCAGCCGCTCGCGGCCAGGCTCACCGACGCCGACCTGCGCCGTCGCCTCTTCGACGCCTCGACCTCCCGGGCGCTGCAGGGAGAGTTCGACACCCGCGAACTGGTCGTGGCGACCGCACGTGCCCGCGCCGAGCGCGCGGCACTGCTGGGCTACCGCGACCACGCGTCGATCGTCGCGGAGGCGGGCTGCGCCAAGTCGACCGACGCGATCCTCGACATGCTCGTCCCCCTCGCCCAGGCCGGCCTGGCGAAGGCACGCGAGGAGGCAGCCGAGCTCAGCGCCCGCTACGCCGAACTCAACCCCGGGGCCAAGTTCACCGCAGCGGACTGGACGTTCGTCGAGGCGATTGTGCGCCGCGAACGGTTCTCGTTCGACGAGGCCGACCTCGGCGAATACCTGCAGGTCGACAAGGTGCTCGCCGCCGTCTACGCCGCGGCCGAGGAACTGTACGCGATCACCTTCCACCCCCGCGCCGACCTGCTCGGCCACGCTCCGGAGACCCAGACCTTCGAGGTGCACGACGCCGACGGCTCGACCATCGGGCTCTTCGTGATGGACTTCTGGGCCCGGCCCACCAAGAACGGCGGCGCCTGGATGAGCAACCTGGTCGACCAGTCGACCCGCGACGGTGCCCTGCCGGTCGTGACGAACAACTGCAACTACACCCGCACCACGACCTCGATCACCTGGGACGAGGTGATCACCATGTTCCACGAGTTCGGCCACGCGCTGCACGGTCTGCTCGCAGACAGCCGTTACGCCTCCCGCTCGGGGACCAACACGCCGCGCGACTTCGTCGAGTTCCCCAGTCAGGTCAACGAGTTCTGGGCATGGACCCCCGGCCGGGTGCTTCCCGCCGAATGGGTCGATCGCCTCACCGAGGCGAGCCGGTTCGGTCAGGGCTATGCAACGGCCGAGACCGAGATCTCCTCCCTCCTCGATCTCGCCTGGCACATGACCCCGCTCGAGGAGCTGCCGACCTCGGCCGACGAGGTGGAGGAGTTCGAGCGGGCCGCCCTCGAGCGCCACGGGCTCGTCGAGCCTCTCGTCCCGCCTCGCTACCGCTCGCAGTACTTCGCCCACATCTGGGGCGGAGGCTACGCGGCGAGCTACTACGGCTATGCCTGGGCGAAGGTGATGGACGCCGACGCCGTCGCCTGGTTCGGCGAGCAGGGCGACGACCTGCGCGCCTCCGGCGAACACTTCCGGCGCACGCTGCTGGCGCCGGGCGGATCCGTGGATCCGATGGAGACCTACCGTCGCTTCCGCGGGCGCGACCCACAACTGCAGCCCCTGCTTGACCGGCTCGGACTGACGCTGCCGTGA
- a CDS encoding DinB family protein, with protein sequence MSLDLKAELLRHLRASRAGLIWKTDSLSELDLRLPRTSTGTSLLGLVKHCAYIQHGYFVDCLGQSSELELVEVDFDADPNGDLNATADETAEGIITLFSQVNEVVDEVIERLPLDAPGHVPWWGADTTLGALLVHVLDDVTRHAGQADILREGIDSSAGLRPGMDNLWEPVGGWSEHVHRLTQIAQNASSGTLN encoded by the coding sequence GTGAGCCTCGACCTGAAGGCGGAGCTGCTGCGCCATCTCCGTGCCTCGAGGGCGGGGCTGATCTGGAAGACCGACTCGCTGAGCGAGCTGGACCTGCGGCTCCCCCGCACCTCGACCGGAACCAGCCTGCTCGGTCTGGTGAAGCACTGCGCCTACATCCAGCACGGCTACTTCGTGGACTGTCTCGGCCAGAGTTCCGAGTTGGAGCTGGTGGAGGTGGACTTCGACGCCGACCCCAACGGGGACCTGAACGCCACGGCCGACGAGACGGCAGAGGGCATCATCACCCTGTTCTCCCAGGTGAACGAGGTCGTCGACGAGGTGATCGAGCGGCTCCCGCTCGACGCGCCGGGCCATGTGCCGTGGTGGGGAGCGGACACGACGCTCGGCGCGCTGCTGGTGCACGTGCTCGACGACGTGACCCGCCACGCGGGCCAGGCCGACATCCTGCGCGAAGGCATCGACTCCTCCGCCGGACTGCGACCAGGGATGGACAATCTCTGGGAGCCCGTCGGAGGCTGGTCTGAACATGTGCACAGGTTGACCCAGATTGCCCAGAACGCCTCGTCAGGGACGCTGAACTGA
- a CDS encoding DHA2 family efflux MFS transporter permease subunit, whose product MSDEISLRKSSGRAIIPVLLVAAFVVILNETTMNVALTAIMADMHVTERTAQWLTTAFMLTMAVVIPVTGWLLDRLTTRQVFMIAMTAFSVGTLLCAIAPGFGFLLFGRVVQASGTAIMMPLLMTTIMQIIAPDNRGGVMGNISMVIAVAPAIGPTLSGLILHFGSWRLIFVGVLPIALLMLFLGGRYLENVGEPKRTPLDLISIPLSVIAFAPLIYGLSLLGAENVEFWVPMLAIGIGVGGLVAFLARQLVLQGRDRAFLDLRTFTHSSFTISLTMLAIAMMAMFGSIIMLPLLLQKAYGMEALQVGLMMLPGGILMGLLSPIVGRIFDRAGPRVLVIPASVLVLGVFLFFSTMNPATPWWAVMIAHMVMSASFACIFTPLFTVALGSLPSNLYSHGSAVIGAVQQVAGAAGTALFVTVFAMQTAAARPAVASDAAAMLAGAHWAFLGAGAIWTAAMFCGFFVRRPENAVQAGAAH is encoded by the coding sequence ATGTCCGACGAGATCTCACTCAGGAAGAGCAGCGGCAGGGCAATCATCCCCGTCCTGCTCGTCGCCGCCTTCGTCGTGATCCTCAACGAGACCACGATGAACGTCGCGCTCACCGCGATCATGGCCGACATGCACGTCACCGAGCGGACGGCCCAGTGGCTGACCACGGCGTTCATGCTCACCATGGCCGTCGTCATCCCGGTCACCGGCTGGCTGTTGGACCGCCTGACCACCCGCCAGGTCTTCATGATCGCGATGACGGCCTTCAGCGTCGGCACCCTCCTGTGCGCCATCGCACCCGGCTTCGGCTTCCTGCTCTTCGGGCGCGTCGTCCAGGCGAGCGGCACCGCCATCATGATGCCGCTGCTGATGACCACCATCATGCAGATCATCGCGCCGGACAACCGCGGAGGAGTGATGGGCAACATCTCCATGGTGATCGCCGTCGCCCCCGCTATCGGCCCGACGCTGTCAGGACTGATCTTGCACTTCGGCTCCTGGCGCCTGATCTTCGTGGGCGTGCTTCCGATCGCGCTGTTGATGCTGTTCCTCGGCGGCCGCTACCTGGAGAACGTGGGCGAGCCGAAGCGCACCCCCCTCGACCTGATCTCCATCCCGCTCAGCGTGATCGCCTTCGCCCCGCTGATCTACGGGCTGAGCCTGCTCGGTGCCGAGAACGTGGAGTTCTGGGTGCCCATGCTGGCGATCGGCATCGGTGTCGGAGGACTCGTCGCCTTCCTCGCCCGGCAGCTGGTGCTGCAGGGTCGCGACCGGGCCTTCCTCGACCTGCGCACCTTCACGCACAGCTCGTTCACCATCTCGCTGACCATGCTTGCCATCGCCATGATGGCGATGTTCGGCTCGATCATCATGCTGCCGCTGCTGCTGCAGAAGGCCTACGGCATGGAGGCGCTCCAGGTCGGCCTGATGATGCTGCCCGGAGGCATCCTGATGGGGCTGCTCTCGCCGATCGTCGGCCGGATCTTCGACAGGGCTGGCCCCCGGGTGCTGGTGATCCCGGCGAGCGTCCTCGTGCTCGGCGTGTTCCTGTTCTTCTCGACCATGAACCCGGCGACCCCCTGGTGGGCCGTCATGATCGCGCACATGGTGATGAGCGCCAGCTTCGCCTGCATCTTCACCCCGCTGTTCACCGTCGCGCTCGGCTCGCTGCCCTCGAACCTCTACTCGCACGGCTCGGCCGTGATCGGGGCGGTGCAGCAGGTGGCAGGCGCCGCGGGGACGGCGCTGTTCGTCACGGTCTTCGCGATGCAGACGGCGGCCGCCAGGCCCGCCGTCGCGAGCGACGCGGCCGCGATGCTCGCGGGCGCGCACTGGGCGTTCCTCGGCGCGGGCGCGATCTGGACCGCGGCGATGTTCTGCGGCTTCTTCGTGCGTCGCCCCGAGAACGCGGTGCAGGCCGGCGCAGCGCACTGA
- a CDS encoding DUF4921 family protein, which translates to MAEDFLVNLPDGTVKQRNPFTGTEVWTAPGRGNRPLGVTHPDPRPVTTEDLTHACAFCQARYLETPPEKQRLVREGDAWARLDALPADALFDTVAEFRRVPNLFEILGYDYWHLNYGYLLPAPVRRRRDLYLASAAGRAHVLAVASAKLRAAGLDPSALTEDEVLAQSTGFFGGGHDVIIARRHFVDGATDITQLASSGTLTPAEHVEYTAFSVEAARSGYDLIPAARYVVVFQNWLKPAGASFDHLHKQIVAIDEIGSQQEAAIARAEATPNVFNDAAVNVAISRGLLIAHNEHAVAFAGFGHRYPTIEVYSRAASGIPWEHSPEEVAGMSDLVHAMHAATGADVACNEEWHYQPPGVATAMPWRIMLKWRVSTLAGFEGASKIYLNTIAPGTIRSRVVERLLLLRADGLIAPGLTIADEADLRPDPLLYHR; encoded by the coding sequence ATGGCTGAAGACTTCCTGGTGAATCTGCCCGACGGCACTGTCAAGCAGCGCAACCCGTTCACCGGCACCGAGGTCTGGACTGCCCCGGGACGGGGCAACCGGCCGCTCGGCGTCACCCACCCTGATCCGAGGCCGGTCACGACGGAGGACCTCACCCACGCGTGCGCCTTCTGCCAGGCCCGCTACCTTGAGACTCCTCCCGAGAAGCAGCGCCTCGTCCGTGAGGGTGATGCGTGGGCTCGGCTCGACGCCCTGCCCGCTGATGCGTTGTTCGACACCGTTGCCGAGTTCCGCCGGGTGCCCAACCTGTTCGAGATCCTCGGCTACGACTACTGGCATCTCAACTACGGCTACCTGCTGCCCGCCCCGGTGCGCAGGCGACGGGACCTCTACCTCGCCTCGGCTGCCGGGAGGGCACACGTGCTCGCCGTCGCCTCCGCAAAGCTGAGGGCGGCAGGGCTCGACCCGTCGGCCCTCACCGAGGACGAGGTGCTCGCCCAGTCCACCGGCTTCTTCGGTGGGGGACACGACGTCATCATCGCGAGGCGGCACTTCGTCGACGGCGCCACCGACATCACCCAGCTCGCCTCCTCAGGGACCCTGACCCCTGCCGAGCACGTCGAGTACACGGCCTTCTCGGTCGAGGCGGCCCGATCCGGCTACGACCTCATCCCCGCCGCGCGCTACGTGGTCGTCTTCCAGAACTGGCTGAAACCCGCGGGGGCGTCCTTCGACCACCTGCACAAGCAGATCGTCGCCATCGACGAGATCGGGAGCCAGCAGGAGGCAGCCATCGCGAGGGCAGAGGCGACGCCGAACGTGTTCAACGACGCTGCCGTCAACGTGGCCATCTCCCGCGGGCTGCTGATCGCGCACAACGAGCATGCCGTCGCCTTCGCGGGATTCGGCCACCGCTACCCGACCATCGAGGTCTACTCGCGCGCGGCGAGCGGGATCCCGTGGGAGCACTCGCCCGAGGAGGTCGCAGGCATGTCGGATCTGGTGCACGCGATGCACGCCGCGACCGGGGCGGACGTGGCGTGTAACGAGGAGTGGCACTACCAGCCTCCGGGGGTCGCGACGGCGATGCCGTGGCGGATCATGCTGAAGTGGAGGGTCTCCACACTGGCCGGCTTTGAGGGCGCGAGCAAGATTTACTTGAACACGATCGCACCGGGTACGATTCGATCTCGCGTCGTCGAGCGACTACTGCTTCTCCGAGCCGACGGGCTCATCGCCCCCGGACTGACGATCGCGGACGAGGCGGATCTCCGCCCCGACCCGCTGCTCTACCACCGGTAG
- a CDS encoding ATP-binding cassette domain-containing protein, producing the protein MRLVAEGLGHRFPGQPPLFADLSFDLRPGVLYGLVGPSGSGKSTLLSILSGGLRPSNGNIEAIGVDRIGWIMQNPVGAPRRTAIDQVAVPLLARGLLRREAEPQARDLLDRFGLAHVAAREFRRLSGGEAQRMCLARAAASDYDAILIDEPTAQLDRDTAHTIGDVIREMVSEERIVVLATHDELLRNRCDQILQVDPAAP; encoded by the coding sequence GTGCGGCTCGTAGCCGAAGGGCTGGGGCACCGGTTCCCGGGCCAGCCTCCGCTGTTCGCCGACCTGTCGTTCGACCTTCGACCCGGTGTGCTGTACGGCCTGGTCGGGCCCTCGGGCTCGGGGAAGAGCACGCTGTTGTCGATACTCTCCGGCGGGCTGCGCCCCAGCAACGGCAATATCGAGGCCATCGGCGTCGACCGGATCGGGTGGATCATGCAGAACCCCGTTGGCGCCCCGCGACGCACCGCAATCGATCAGGTTGCCGTGCCCCTCCTCGCGCGAGGGCTCTTGCGACGTGAGGCCGAACCGCAGGCAAGGGATCTGCTCGATCGATTCGGACTCGCTCACGTAGCGGCACGGGAGTTCCGCCGACTGTCAGGCGGCGAGGCCCAACGGATGTGCCTGGCTCGCGCAGCCGCGAGCGACTACGACGCGATCCTGATCGATGAGCCCACTGCCCAACTCGACCGCGACACCGCACACACCATCGGTGACGTGATCCGCGAGATGGTCTCTGAGGAACGGATCGTTGTGCTGGCCACTCACGACGAGCTGCTGAGGAACAGATGCGACCAGATCCTTCAGGTCGACCCGGCGGCGCCATGA